The genomic DNA TTCCATACTTAATTGATAAAGATCAAGAAATTTACCCGCAATATGGCGCAACAAAAACACCTCATATTTATGTTTTAGAAAAAACTAAAAAAGGAAATGTTGTAAAGTACATAGGTGCGATTGACGATAATTATCAAGATGCTAGTAAAGTGAAAAATAAGTATGTTGAAAATGCTGTAAATGCATTATTAAAAGGAAAAGAAATTGAAGTTAAAGAAACAAAAGCTATAGGCTGTACTATAAAGGTTTAATTAATTTTTCTAAATATTATTTAGCCTGAAGTGTAACACTTCAGGTTTTTTTTCGTCTATATCATAATAAAACGTTAAATTGATTAACTTTGCAGTCTAAAAAAGTGTAAAAAAGAAAATGGCAGATTTATCACAAGAGCAATGGAAAGCACAGTTAGAAGCAGACGAGAATGCTTTTATTTTAGATGTTAGAACAGAAGAAGAAGTTGCAGAAGGCTATATTCCTAACGCAAAAAACATAAATATTTTTAAAGGCCAGGCTTTTATTTACGAATTAGAAGCTTTAGATAAAAATAAAAATTATTACGTGTACTGTAAAGCTGGTGGAAGAAGTGGACAGGCTTGTTCTATAATGAATCAATTAGGGTTTGAAAATGCTTATAACTTAGTCGGTGGTTTTCAAGAATGGACTGGCGAAAAAACACAATAATTACATTTAAATTAATAATAATATGAAAACTAAAATAATTGTACTTGCTTTATTTTTAGGTTTTACTTTACTAAACTGTGAAGATAAAAAAAACAATCCTGTTACTGTTGTTTCTGTTGAAGAAATGGACACGCTTCTTTCATTAGAGAATGTGCAATTAATAGACGTTAGAACAAAAGACGAATACGATAAAGGACATATTAAAAAATCTCAAAATATTGACTTTAATTCACCAACTTTTGATACAGATATTATTGGTTTAGATAAAGAGAAACCAGTAATATTATACTGCCAACGTGGCGGTAGAAGTGCTAAATGTGCTGAGAAAATGCAAAAAGCAGGTTTTAAAAAAATATACGATTTAAAAGGAGGTTTTTCTAAATGGCAATTTAAAACTCTAGATTTAAAAGTTAAATCTTAGTTTTATTTATAAAATTTACTATCTCATCATACCTTTTTACCCAAGGAAAAAAGTAATGAGACATCATAGGTACATGTTTTTTGTCTAAAACAATTTTTTCTAATTTTGGTTGATAAGGTTTTAGAGCTTCAACAAAAGCCGTATTAGATGTCATAATAGAAGGATAAGTTTTAGATCCTACATAAATTAAAAAAGGAGGCGTTTCATCATTTATAAAATAAATTGGTGAAGCGTCTTTCCAGTTTTTGGGATTTTTAGTCCAAGTTACATCATAATGATATTTGCTAGTTGGCGGATTTTCTTCTAAATAACTTTTCATATCTAATCCTGCCGCATCGTTTAAAATAACACCTTTAATATCTTTTTTGTTTTTTAAATATTTAGGATTTGTACTTATTAGTGCTACTAAGTGACCTCCAGCACTATGTCCCATAACATATATTTGGTTTGGGTCTCCTTTATATTTATCAATGTTGTTTTTTGTCCATTCAACTACTCGGGCTATTTGCTTAGCCATTAAATCATAGTTAGCATTTGGGCTTAAAGTATATCCTGGAATAACAGTTACAATATCATTTTTAGCAAAGTTTCTCCCTAAAAATCCATAGGTTTTTTTATCTCCATCTTTCCAATAACCGCCATGAACAAAAATAACTACAGCATTTTTGTCTGTATTTGTTTTTTTTGGTTCAAATACGTTTAGAGTAGGTTTATTGTCATTTGTTTTTTCTGTATTAGTTAGGTATGTAATGTCTTTAATTTTTCTTGAAGCACAATTAAAAAATAGTATGCAAATAAAAGGTATAATAAATAATTTTAATTTCATATAAGGATTTTAAATGCTAATTTAAATAATTACCAATTTAGACTACGTTAAGATAATTGTAAAGATTGATATATTAAGCGTTGTGATTTTATTATATTCTCTAAAATTTAACATTAAACTTTACTAGTTAAAAATTTGGAGAGCTATTAAATATCATTATATTTGGTAAACCAATCTGGTAAACCAGTTGATTTGTTTAGATGATTTTGGTGTTAATTTTTATAAAATGTATAAGTATTTACTTGTTTTTTCAATAGTGTTTTTTGTTAATTGTTCTAGTAATGATGAAGTTAATAATAGGCCAGAAGGCTCT from Lacinutrix sp. 5H-3-7-4 includes the following:
- a CDS encoding rhodanese-like domain-containing protein, which gives rise to MADLSQEQWKAQLEADENAFILDVRTEEEVAEGYIPNAKNINIFKGQAFIYELEALDKNKNYYVYCKAGGRSGQACSIMNQLGFENAYNLVGGFQEWTGEKTQ
- a CDS encoding rhodanese-like domain-containing protein translates to MKTKIIVLALFLGFTLLNCEDKKNNPVTVVSVEEMDTLLSLENVQLIDVRTKDEYDKGHIKKSQNIDFNSPTFDTDIIGLDKEKPVILYCQRGGRSAKCAEKMQKAGFKKIYDLKGGFSKWQFKTLDLKVKS
- a CDS encoding alpha/beta hydrolase, which produces MKLKLFIIPFICILFFNCASRKIKDITYLTNTEKTNDNKPTLNVFEPKKTNTDKNAVVIFVHGGYWKDGDKKTYGFLGRNFAKNDIVTVIPGYTLSPNANYDLMAKQIARVVEWTKNNIDKYKGDPNQIYVMGHSAGGHLVALISTNPKYLKNKKDIKGVILNDAAGLDMKSYLEENPPTSKYHYDVTWTKNPKNWKDASPIYFINDETPPFLIYVGSKTYPSIMTSNTAFVEALKPYQPKLEKIVLDKKHVPMMSHYFFPWVKRYDEIVNFINKTKI